In Rattus rattus isolate New Zealand chromosome 9, Rrattus_CSIRO_v1, whole genome shotgun sequence, a genomic segment contains:
- the Fgf11 gene encoding fibroblast growth factor 11 isoform X1: MAALASSLIRQKREVREPGGSRPVSAQRRVCPRGTKSLCQKQLLILLSKVRLCGGRPTRQDRGPEPQLKGIVTKLFCRQGFYLQANPDGSIQGTPEDTSSFTHFNLIPVGLRVVTIQSAKLGHYMAMNAEGLLYSSPHFTAECRFKECVFENYYVLYASALYRQRRSGRAWYLGLDKEGRVMKGNRVKKTKAAAHFVPKLLEVAMYREPSLHSVPETSPSSPPAH, encoded by the exons ATGGCGGCGTTGGCCAGTAGCCTGATCCGACAGAAGCGGGAGGTCCGCGAGCCCGGGGGCAGCCGGCCCGTGTCCGCGCAGCGGCGCGTGTGTCCCCGCGGTACCAAGTCACTTTGCCAGAAGCAGCTCCTCATCCTGCTGTCCAAGGTGCGACTGTGCGGGGGGCGGCCCACGCGACAGGACCGCGGCCCAG AGCCTCAGCTCAAAGGCATCGTCACCAAACTGTTCTGCCGCCAGGGTTTCTACCTCCAGGCGAATCCGGATGGGAGCATCCAGGGCACCCCAGAGGACACCAGCTCCTTCA CCCACTTCAATCTGATTCCCGTGGGGCTTCGTGTGGTCACCATCCAGAGTGCCAAGCTGGGTCACTACATGGCCATGAATGCTGAGGGGCTATTGTACAGCTCG CCGCATTTCACAGCAGAGTGTCGCTTTAAGGAGTGCGTCTTTGAGAATTACTATGTCCTGTATGCCTCTGCTCTCTACCGCCAGCGTCGTTCTGGCCGGGCCTGGTACCTAGGCCTGGACAAAGAAGGCCGGGTCATGAAGGGAAACCGAGTCAAGAAGACCAAGGCAGCTGCCCACTTTGTGCCCAAGCTCCTGGAGG TGGCCATGTACCGGGAGCCTTCTCTCCACAGTGTCCCTGAGACTTCCCCTTCCAGTCCCCCTGCCCATTGA
- the Fgf11 gene encoding fibroblast growth factor 11 isoform X2 gives MAALASSLIRQKREVREPGGSRPVSAQRRVCPRGTKSLCQKQLLILLSKVRLCGGRPTRQDRGPEPQLKGIVTKLFCRQGFYLQANPDGSIQGTPEDTSSFTHFNLIPVGLRVVTIQSAKLGHYMAMNAEGLLYSSPHFTAECRFKECVFENYYVLYASALYRQRRSGRAWYLGLDKEGRVMKGNRVKKTKAAAHFVPKLLEGGYGLKKSGHVPGAFSPQCP, from the exons ATGGCGGCGTTGGCCAGTAGCCTGATCCGACAGAAGCGGGAGGTCCGCGAGCCCGGGGGCAGCCGGCCCGTGTCCGCGCAGCGGCGCGTGTGTCCCCGCGGTACCAAGTCACTTTGCCAGAAGCAGCTCCTCATCCTGCTGTCCAAGGTGCGACTGTGCGGGGGGCGGCCCACGCGACAGGACCGCGGCCCAG AGCCTCAGCTCAAAGGCATCGTCACCAAACTGTTCTGCCGCCAGGGTTTCTACCTCCAGGCGAATCCGGATGGGAGCATCCAGGGCACCCCAGAGGACACCAGCTCCTTCA CCCACTTCAATCTGATTCCCGTGGGGCTTCGTGTGGTCACCATCCAGAGTGCCAAGCTGGGTCACTACATGGCCATGAATGCTGAGGGGCTATTGTACAGCTCG CCGCATTTCACAGCAGAGTGTCGCTTTAAGGAGTGCGTCTTTGAGAATTACTATGTCCTGTATGCCTCTGCTCTCTACCGCCAGCGTCGTTCTGGCCGGGCCTGGTACCTAGGCCTGGACAAAGAAGGCCGGGTCATGAAGGGAAACCGAGTCAAGAAGACCAAGGCAGCTGCCCACTTTGTGCCCAAGCTCCTGGAGGGTGGGTATGGGCTCAAGAAAAG TGGCCATGTACCGGGAGCCTTCTCTCCACAGTGTCCCTGA
- the Tmem102 gene encoding LOW QUALITY PROTEIN: transmembrane protein 102 (The sequence of the model RefSeq protein was modified relative to this genomic sequence to represent the inferred CDS: inserted 2 bases in 1 codon) — MASTVWXGAPWWGPPPPAPARPLTDIDFCSGAQLQELTQLIQELGVQESWSEGPKPGADLLRAKEFVFSLLGLVHRQDPRFPPQAELLLLRGGIREGSVDLGHAPLGPYSRGPHYDAGFTVLVPVFSLDGTGPELLLDLESCSAWLRLPELMRGILVREAWLDCLGPPVPEESDMTPQTQGKESPTDRGNSVDQSHDCVPEPEPHMSLQKSSDLSGSQSPYNDIANLEAPEPLETPSSEALETDESPVPKPSEAPKVWPTLCPTQVASWFFVKLAEVAESLIPVPGAPRLVHAARHAGVTTVLLATPEPPRHLLLFDLIPVVTVTGWPDAARSHSWAGPLVSESASFYLVPGSLPEQQGTSGWQLCFARQELALKARIPAPLLQAHAAAQALLRPLVAGTRAAAPYLLRTLLYWACERLPALYLARPENAGACCLGLLDELSRVLEAGTLPHYFLSGRKLRMGDGSAALRGALAQLRGDPAQALREAVEEAKVARKGGGLAGVGGGTH; from the exons ATGGCTTCCACCGTCTG GGGTGCCCCCTGGTGGGgcccaccacccccagccccagcccggCCTCTCACAGACATAGACTTCTGCTCTGGCGCACAGCTGCAGGAACTCACTCAGTTGATTCAGGAGCTGGGTGTTCAGGAGAGTTGGAGTGAAGGGCCCAAGCCTGGAGCCGATCTTCTCCGAGCCAAGGAGTTTGTCTTCTCTCTACTCG gtCTAGTTCACCGCCAGGACCCTCGTTTTCCACCCCAGGCAGAACTCTTGCTGCTTCGCGGTGGAATTCGCGAAGGTTCCGTAGATTTAGGGCACGCCCCCTTAGGTCCCTACTCCCGGGGACCTCATTATGATGCCGGCTTTACAGTCCTTGTGCCTGTGTTTTCTCTGGATGGCACTGGGCCCGAGCTGCTACTGGATCTGGAATCCTGTTCTGCATGGCTCCGCCTTCCAGAACTGATGCGCGGAATTTTGGTCCGAGAGGCCTGGCTGGATTGCCTAGGACCCCCTGTCCCAGAAGAAAGTGATATGACTCCCCAAACTCAGGGCAAAGAGAGTCCCACCGACCGGGGAAACTCTGTAGATCAGTCACATGATTGTGTCCCTGAACCTGAGCCACATATGTCTTTGCAAAAATCTAGTGACCTTTCAGGGTCCCAATCTCCTTATAATGACATCGCCAATCTTGAAGCTCCTGAACCATTGGAAACACCGAGTAGTGAGGCCTTGGAAACCGACGAAAGCCCAGTTCCAAAGCCGTCGGAGGCTCCAAAGGTGTGGCCCACATTATGCCCGACCCAAGTAGCTTCTTGGTTCTTCGTTAAGTTGGCTGAGGTTGCTGAGTCCCTGATCCCCGTCCCAGGCGCCCCGCGGCTAGTTCATGCAGCTCGCCACGCGGGTGTCACCACTGTCCTCCTGGCAACTCCAGAGCCCCCACGCCACCTCCTGCTCTTCGACCTGATCCCGGTGGTGACCGTGACAGGCTGGCCCGACGCGGCTCGGAGCCACTCGTGGGCGGGTCCACTGGTCTCTGAATCGGCCTCTTTCTACCTAGTGCCGGGCAGCCTCCCGGAGCAGCAGGGCACCTCTGGATGGCAGTTGTGCTTCGCCCGCCAGGAGCTGGCGCTCAAAGCGCGCATCCCCGCGCCGCTGCTTCAGGCACACGCGGCAGCCCAGGCGCTGCTGCGCCCGCTGGTGGCGGGGACCCGAGCCGCTGCGCCCTACCTCCTGCGGACCTTGCTCTACTGGGCGTGCGAGCGGCTCCCGGCACTCTACCTGGCGCGGCCGGAAAATGCTGGCGCTTGTTGCCTTGGGCTACTGGATGAGCTGAGCCGAGTGCTAGAGGCCGGGACGCTGCCTCATTATTTTTTGAGCGGCCGAAAGCTCCGTATGGGAGACGGCTCTGCTGCTCTGCGCGGGGCATTGGCCCAGCTTCGCGGGGACCCTGCACAGGCCTTGCGTGAGGCCGTGGAGGAAGCCAAGGTTGCCCGCAAAGGGGGCGGTTTAGCGGGGGTAGGGGGCGGGACCCATTAA